A region from the Nostoc sp. HK-01 genome encodes:
- a CDS encoding putative transcriptional regulator, which translates to MTTDSQFNDRSHLQLPGDLSEGIDQHTNESTGTMNMVKRDRFELLSAYLDGEVTATERRQVEEWLANDASVQCLYARLLKLRQGLRTLPVPDTAQSPEVTAQQVFSRLRRRSRLAWTFGGAAVAACVISVVSGLLPGSEFRTPQLAQKPQVEVEESTPVAKTSPTPAAPLMVALNNPVIEIPKAAVTSPEKTIQLQQPGLKQIEPDLN; encoded by the coding sequence ATGACTACTGATTCTCAGTTTAACGACCGTTCCCATTTGCAACTTCCTGGAGATTTGTCAGAAGGGATTGATCAACATACCAATGAATCAACGGGTACTATGAATATGGTGAAGCGCGATCGCTTCGAGTTATTAAGTGCATACCTCGATGGCGAGGTAACAGCTACAGAACGCAGGCAAGTAGAAGAATGGTTGGCAAACGATGCCTCCGTTCAGTGTTTGTATGCCAGATTATTAAAACTGCGACAAGGTTTACGGACTCTACCAGTACCAGATACCGCACAATCACCAGAAGTCACAGCCCAACAAGTCTTCTCTCGGTTGCGGCGGCGTTCGCGTTTAGCCTGGACATTTGGCGGTGCGGCGGTTGCTGCTTGTGTGATTAGCGTAGTTTCAGGTTTGCTACCTGGAAGTGAATTTAGAACACCACAGCTGGCTCAAAAACCACAAGTAGAAGTAGAAGAATCTACACCAGTGGCAAAAACATCTCCTACTCCTGCTGCACCATTGATGGTGGCATTAAATAATCCTGTGATTGAAATCCCGAAAGCAGCAGTTACTTCTCCAGAAAAGACTATTCAACTCCAACAGCCTGGACTA